One stretch of Arthrobacter polaris DNA includes these proteins:
- a CDS encoding type II toxin-antitoxin system PemK/MazF family toxin — translation MSGLSAPYPGDFSGTAKVVYAPKPDGDADPGEIVWTWVPYEENFSQGKDRPVLVVARSGKRLLALMLTSKDHSNDHRGDNDYIDIGTGAWDKQGRPSEVKLDRILQVAPEDMRREGAVLDAKRFAAVATGLKRRHGWK, via the coding sequence GTGTCAGGTCTAAGTGCACCGTATCCCGGAGACTTCAGTGGCACCGCCAAGGTGGTGTACGCACCCAAGCCCGACGGCGACGCTGACCCAGGTGAGATCGTCTGGACGTGGGTGCCCTACGAGGAGAACTTCAGTCAGGGCAAGGACCGCCCCGTGTTGGTGGTGGCCCGCTCCGGCAAGAGGCTGCTGGCGCTCATGCTCACCAGCAAGGACCACAGCAACGACCACCGCGGCGACAATGACTACATCGACATTGGTACCGGCGCCTGGGACAAACAGGGCCGGCCCAGTGAAGTGAAACTGGACAGGATCTTACAAGTCGCCCCCGAGGATATGCGCCGCGAGGGTGCAGTACTTGACGCCAAACGGTTTGCGGCTGTGGCGACGGGACTGAAACGCCGACACGGCTGGAAGTAG